Proteins found in one Dermacentor silvarum isolate Dsil-2018 chromosome 8, BIME_Dsil_1.4, whole genome shotgun sequence genomic segment:
- the LOC119460666 gene encoding LOW QUALITY PROTEIN: mucolipin-3-like (The sequence of the model RefSeq protein was modified relative to this genomic sequence to represent the inferred CDS: deleted 1 base in 1 codon) produces the protein MDKGVRQDPSAACGSCDPYDSDVYVRKPGNTTIQQLVSSGVEAATYDSADDATQGDTSSWEGNDDPGSDLHPNVRDRMRRKLRFFFMNPIEKYQAKKRIPWKLVLQVVKIALVTLQLVLFGTNSYSYQQQHRDTTVALHHIFLFDWDSVREIANYPPAAGPYAVYTKAEFYRHVDHVVRKYSNVTTQAIGSFGYDSPTGALIPLVFCKTYYRKGYVWPFNDTLIFDNYPVRRCLAVEGPEAGNPAWLNFSTESYLREHNFSIIFERLINVNLEFTLKTVYLKSLSKFDLPDCYRYNITIYYDNEAHDGQLLISLGVHSKKLDCTTNVLYTDSNKIAYACLQAVNVIVIVICASSLVLCVRSLIRGQTLRKKTVRFFAKYYKKKLMLSDKMEFVDFWYVMIAINDILIILGSCFKIQLEQRVLDGQQYNLCSALLGTGNLLVWAGVLRYLGFFKKYNILILTMRRAFPNILRFLLCALLLYCGFCFCGWVVLGPHHIKFRSLSMTSECLFALMNGDDMFATFAILSESDGIIWWFCRFYLYLFLILFIYCVLSLFLSVIMDSYETIREIHEHGAQPGELQKFILECSDTATSTAYLEDDQSPKRSRTHIITDCFSCFRRRGYNPI, from the exons ATGGATAAGGGAGTGCGTCAAGATCCATCTGCAGCATGCGGCTCGTGCGATCCCTACGACAGCGACGTGTACGTGCGTAAGCCTGGGAATACAACCATCCAGCAACTTGTTTCTAGTGGCGTAGAAGCTGCTACATATGATTCAGCAGACGATGCTACGCAAGGCGACACCAGTTCCTGGGAGGGTAATGACGATCCGGGTTCGGATCTCCATCCGAACGTCCGCGACCGTATGCGCAGGAAGTTGCGCTTCTTTTTCATGAACCCTATAGAGAAGTACCAGGCCAAAAAGCGCATTCCTTGGAAGTTAGTCTTACAAGTTGTGAAGATTGCCCTAGTCACCCTACAGCTGGTGTTGTTCGGCACGAACAGCTACTCGTACCAGCAGCAGCACAGGGACACGACTGTTGCCTTACATCACATATTTCTCTTCGATTGGGACAGTGTGCGTGAAATCGCGAACTATCCGCCTGCCGCTGGGCCCTATGCGGTATACACGAAGGCAGAGTTCTACAGGCACGTGGACCATGTTGTGCGAAAATACTCAAACGTCACGACG CAGGCAATCGGCTCGTTCGGCTACGACTCCCCTACAGGTGCTCTGATTCCCCTTGTTTTCTGCAAGACCTACTACCGCAAGGGCTACGTATGGCCTTTTAATGATACGCTAATTTTTGACAACTACCCGGTGCGGCGTTGCCTGGCCGTGGAAGGGCCTGAAGCAGGAAATCCCGCCTGGCTCAACTTCAGCACCGAGAGTTACCTCCGGGAGCATAATTTCTCCATTATCTTCGAGCGCCTCATAAACGTCAATTTAGAGTTTACCCTCAAGACGGTGTACCTTAAGAGTCTCAGCAAGTTTGATTTGCCAGACTGTTACCGGTACAATATCACTATTTACTACGACAACGAAGCCCACGACGGCCAGCTGTTGATATCGCTTGGTGTACATTCAAAGAAACTGGACTGCACCACTAATGTGTTGTACACAGACTCTAACAAGATAGCTTATGCATGCCTTCAGGCTGTCAATGTAATTGTGATTGTTATCTGTGCTTCCTCACTAGTGCTGTGTGTCAGGTCTCTTATCCGTGGCCAAACACTGCGGAAAAAAACAGTGAGGTTCTTTGCGAAGTACTACAAAAAGAAGCTTATGCTATCCGATAAGATGGAGTTTGTGGACTTTTGGTATGTCATGATAGCCATCAATGACATTCTCATTATCCTGGGCTCCTGCTTTAAGATACAACTGGAGCAGCGTGTCTTAGATGGTCAGCAGTACAACTTGTGCTCAGCGTTACTCGGAACTGGAAACCTTCTTGTCTGGGCTGGGGTGCTGCGCTACCTGGGCTTCTTCAAGAAGTACAACATCCTCATCTTAACAATGCGTCGGGCTTTCCCAAACATCTTGCGCTTTCTGCTTTGTGCACTGCTGCTGTACTGTGGTTTCTGTTTCTGCGGCTGGGTTGTCCTGGGACCACATCACATCAAGTTCCGCTCGCTCAGCATGACCTCCGAGTGTCTCTTTGCCCTCATGAATGGAGATGACATGTTTGCCACATTCGCCATCTTGTCGGAGAGTGACGGCATCATCTGGTGGTTCTGCAGGTTCTACCTTTACCTGTTCTTGATCCTCTTCATCTACTGTGTGCTCAGCTTGTTCTTATCAGTGATCATGGACTCGTACGAAACAATTCGTGAAATACATGAGCATGGAGCACAGCCGGGAGAGCTGCAAAAGTTCATCCTCGAATGCAGTGATACGGCCACGAGCACTGCATACCTCGAGGATGACCAGTCCCCAAAGAGAAGCAGGACACACATTATAACTGACTGCTTTTCATGCTTTCGGAGGAGGGGTTACAATCCCATATGA